The sequence below is a genomic window from Mercenaria mercenaria strain notata unplaced genomic scaffold, MADL_Memer_1 contig_2962, whole genome shotgun sequence.
AAAcgaatttattcaaagaaattaacAGAATGCAATAGTTAAGTGGAATGAGTAACTGACACAAAGTCCTAATATATATAGGATATCCAGTCCGACTGAGCTAACTCTTCACTgatcctggtattgtatattcAATCCATTTCATTCATTTACATGTAATCAAATTTTCATTGTGTATAGTCCTTCATTTCTAGAAATCTGACCTGTTGAAATATCAGAttcattacattattttacaataaacaaagaaaaaacatattttatccaGTAGCATTTAACTCACATATAACTTGAGAAAATTAGATGTCACTTAAGGAAACTGGTGCCCCTACTTTCTATCACTGAACGGTTATGCTACTGGTATGCATTAAGTAAACTTTCATACTACCTAAGGTTGGGGTTGAAAGCCATTGGGGGAGTCTGGTATCTATACCAcaaacacaagataaaagaaagtggaagagtaaaaaaaaacaatcttttttCTTGTCTTGGATATAGAAGGGAAGGTAGGAAAGGGAAAGAAGGCCGTAAATCCCAAATAAAACTCCAGGCGTACAACTTTATAAGCTGAACAACATTTCTATACAGTTCTTAAGATACATGTGACATAAATTTTGAGGCCTTTAAGGCATATTTTAGTCTAAGTCAAGTGTCATACCTCTAGTCTTGTGGAGTGAAATACCCAAGAAAACCCTAGATGCAACTTCATACATAACTTTttactgtcaagggccataactctgatctgactgagtgaaatcacaaacaaaactACAGGTGCAAAACTTCGCATACTTAATTACAATCTTATAATGTTCAATGCCTTAATATAtaaggtcaaatacttcttgagctattCATGGCACAAATTTGGACAGATGTAaggaaaacatacatgtacaaacatggGAAAATATAATTGCATTCCAAAACATTTTTGGGGACACAACAAATGTATGTTATATTTAAGAAACTGATTCAAATGCTTTACTTCATCACAGTCCATCTAGCTGTCGCCCTTattgttttgtctttttctttgatataagaATGTTTACCCAAAAAGCCATTAGTTCGTACATATACTTTTTGCCTATTATTCTTCAATTTCTTTTCACCAAATCTTAAAGTTACTGTTCTTAAATATGAAGAATTAAATTCACTTTTGCTGATTTTTTCCTTCCTTTTATCAGAACATTTCGGTACATCATTTTCTAACAATTCATTACTTCTCTTTATAAAACTTGCAACAAAAAACCCGTTAGTTTGGCAATCTTCGTAAGACATTCTTAAACACTGACTTCCATGTTTATATATCTTCTTTCCTCTATATTTCCATTCTGGCATTACACTTTCTATCTCAAACTTCTCACAAAACTGTGAATAAACTTCTTCAACaaccatttcattttcttcatcATGAATGGAACACGTTGAATAAACGACCTTTTTAACATGTGGAAAACTAAGTGCATGTTTTAGAATGGATATTTGGAACTTGGACAGTTGTTGCAACCTCTCCGAGGTACACGATTCCTTCTCGTCTGTAAACTGTTGCTGCCTGTTAACCATTCCTGTTGAAATAAAGGAAAGCAATATAATACAAAATGCTACagatatttttgtcttttctaCAATTTCAGACAGTTCTTGTTGTAAAGTTGTCATAATGATCCAAGGTGATGCTACAGGAATAATTTCAGGCATGAGTTGATCTATGCATACATTCACTGACTTGCTATCTACCTGGATAgtcaaaattaatacaaaaatatactATTATCAGTTTACAAGTAACCAGACTTTAAACAAGAGCGCAAACCTCGATGAAAGCAGAATTTGACTGTGGTCTCTACATTCCCTTATCAAGGCAAAGAGTGCTGGTCGGTGTTCCAGGAAGAAAATTCCTTTGAAAgtgtacaagattttttttcataaagatgGATATAACAAgggtttttattcccctttgcctaCAAAAAAACCCAACTTTTTCCCAAAATAACAGGTGTATGCCACTTctcttcatgaaaataaaaccctatcAGCCTTGTTCATAAAAGTTGCATTAACTTTATATCTGATTATTCACACATAAAGTAGGCATGTGTATGTATAATTGTGAATATTTGTTCTTTGTTAGTGTGTGAGCCACAGGCTTGAATCATCATAATTAAGTTTAAACTAACAAAGAATGGTAAAGTACTGCATTGTTTGTCATTATTGAAGGAAAGAGCTACCTGATCCGCTACATGAAGGATCCACCAATATATACTCCACATTTTCATACATCTTGTCTAGCGGACTAACAGACAGGAAGTCTCTACATCCAGCTTGTACACAAGTAGCCCCAGCCTTTGCTACAAGTGTCTTCAGCGTTGACAACCTCTTTGGATCCTTGTCAAAGGCATATATTGTTCTGTGGATTAAACATACTGAATAAATTAGTCCTGGAGGTTATCACAGTCACCATAGAAATGTCACGTATTCTCAATTACTAGTCTGACAAAAACGTACATTTCACATTGGGAAATAACaataaaagtgaaaatatgtattaaatacaATAGAGCCACTCTTGAAAGCAtccgttttatttcatttcttctaatatttgaataaattttatgctAGAAAAGAATTTATCACTGGTTGTTAGTGTAGACGGAAATATGCAATGCTTGGGTAACAGTTTTCACAGTAACTccgcagagcctcgttaccacctcAACAGTTACCTTTGAGTCTGCACCTTCAACAAGCGAAAGATTCCTACATTCTCTGCATAAATGAACTATGAATCATTTAGAAAAGTTGCTGTCTGTGCATTTCAAAATATAGAGTGTCCATACATGAATACTGTGCTATAACTGGATATTGTTGCAAACATAGATATCATGCCATACATGGATATAGTGCAATATATGGATATGGTGCCATATGTGGATATCATGCCATACATGGATATAGTGCAATGTATGGATATGGTGCCATATGTGGATATCATGCCATAAATGGATATAGTGCAATGTATGGATATGGTGCCATATGTGGATATCATGCCATAAATGGATATAGTGCAATGTATGGACATGGTGCCATATGTGGATATCATGCCATAAATGGATATAGTGCAATGTATGGATGGTGCCATATGTGGATATCATGCCATACATGGATATAGTGCAATGTATGGATATGGTGCCATATGTGGATATCATGCCATAAATGGATATAGTGCAATGTATGGATATGGTGCCATATGTGGATATCATGCCATACATGGATATAGTGCAATGTATGGATATGGTGCCATATGTGGATATCATGCCATACATGGATATAGTGCAATGTATGGATATGGTGCCATATATGGATATCATGCCATACATGGATATAGTGCAATGTATGGATATGGTGCCATATGTGGATATCATGCCATAAATGGATATTGTgcaatattattaggttatttaacattgttctgtacaatacggagatatatttggacaagtacccagctgagaaaaccatattggatgAGCCGCTAGGTGAGTTCAAtgtggttttctcagctgggtacgagtccaaatatatcttattttgtacagtacaatgttaaataacttttttattctatatctattttaccttactataaaaatagtttaaataaaaaatgtttcactgaatattgtattcctgacttttctagtttttccctgCATGGtacgagtgcaaatatatattatacagaacaatgttagaccttaaataaactttttattctatatttatttcacttcatacgtaatatacgtaattcattgaatgttgttttttctgcatatcatcattaaaaaaagtattggTGCAatctccctacaacagccatttggcgatttgggtggtaataatacttgactgagatattatatgccaacaaacattgtcagcaagtttggtgaagatcggatgaaaactgtccgacttaaaagagcggacaaggctaaattccccgtttttagagtaattcaaggactataatcaaagagtgcctggtacaatttggctggttatcgaaattggccgagatgtaatgcccacaaacattgtcagcaagtttggtgaatatccgaccaaaactgaattatagagcagacatgttttggatgctgaccgcctgtccgttgccattcataatcttctccattttgtttcttaaccgttcaataaaaactgctgaggcagctattcagacagtcagggctgataccaatttcgtCTGGAATGGCTTCTTTAAGCgaattttcaaatattccaacatctgatgatcctttttattgtatttttaagtttttgattattaacgaacgttttaatatctaaatcagacagcactgttatcccttgaatcgtttttgtgtgttgtaaacaaaaaaaaaactcaaattaaatccagattttaagacgcataatcaaacccTGTACATAGAGCACCTACTTCAtctgatttacattcggaacattttcacgcgttttgggctttatcgtatgtttaacatggaacTGTTGAActgtccaaatacagaaaatacagtatttttttgtacgcgcgtgcatccaaaaacagaaaatacaggatttttgtatgcacgtgcatccaaataccgtaatatattgtacggtcacgtgttgcaaatgaacgttcgtgactggatagataaaataggtatagaataaatggATATCATGCCATACATGGATATCTGATATGTGTGCCATACATGGATATCATGTCATACATGAATATGGTGCCATATATGGATATCATGCCATATATGGATATTGTGCCATGCACAGATAAAGTGCAATACATGGATATTGTGCCATACATGAATTAGTGTTACACATGGATATTAATCAATTTGTTTGTACCCATTATTCCCCATAATAGCTGCCAGATGTGTTGTTTTGTTTCCTGGCGCAGCACAACAATCTATCACTGTGGAACCACTTGGAGGATTTAGTATGTATGCTGGGAAACAGCTAGCCTGTAAAAGTAATTGAAATCATCATAAGGATTACACAAAATAGTAGATCGCTGTCTCTAAAATAATCATTTTCCCAAGAAAAGATTTTGAAATCTAAGTTTGAGCCACATTCTGGATAAAAAGTGTCGAGAACAAGACATGATTTTCCAAAACCAAAAAGATAAGACTTTTATCTGATAATATTGTGGGGCCCAGGTGACCATGGTTGTTGGATACAAGAATAGTAATATAATACTCTGTTATGGTTCGAATCCGGTCTTAAGGCTTATCCGAATTTGTGCAACTTCAAATGTTATTATCGGCTTATTTTCTGCTAACGGTGTTAACACGCTGTTTCTGCATAGTTTACCTGATGAACAACGTACAGACATATGAACAGGTTGTCATTTTTAACGCTAGGTGTCTCTGTTAGgccatttgataaatattcataacttCTGTTGATTTTGTGGGTACAGTGGCTGGAAATGTTGGAGTTTACGACATTCCATCTTTGAGTAACCCCTTCCGGTAGTCGATAAAACTCATAAATCAGGCCAGAAATTGAggattttatcacaaatatattatttttgtcttgcatgtgtttaaaagatttattttaggTACAACACGAGTTATCTGGAGGTAGGATCGATCCCGAAAGACTTGTGGAACAAGTGCGTTGACGATTTGACGATAGTAATGGCGGAAGAGCCGAGACCTTGAGTTCCAGCAATTCTGACCGACTTTCCAGCAAATCCAGCATCGCATGGTATATAACGAAGAGCGCGCATTGGATCTACCTCTTCCACGCCTTGGAAACATTCAAACAAGTCAATTCATTAgatttagtgattttttttaaagttatttacgCTAGTACTCGGAACAGGAACATTTCGAAAGTGAAAGTAAGGATGGCGTTCGATGTTTGGATTCAAGTTGGAGTTTCTGGAGTTCAGTTaagttatttcttgttttgaatttctattttttaaatcatGTACAAGAACATGGCGGACGATGATTATTTATCCTGAAGATTGATGACAGTTCTTGGACTATATTGTTTATACAGCGGTGTGTGATGCggtcagccaatcagaatgctcAGCGCCGATgacgtttgttttgtttatgttttgcacATGTTCTTCTTTCGTTTTGACGGATAGACAGAAAGAAATGCTGCGATGATCCTGGGAGTACTGTCAGCTGCCGATCGTTAT
It includes:
- the LOC128552617 gene encoding 28S rRNA (cytosine-C(5))-methyltransferase-like, with amino-acid sequence MGNNGTIYAFDKDPKRLSTLKTLVAKAGATCVQAGCRDFLSVSPLDKMYENVEYILVDPSCSGSGMVNRQQQFTDEKESCTSERLQQLSKFQISILKHALSFPHVKKVVYSTCSIHDEENEMVVEEVYSQFCEKFEIESVMPEWKYRGKKIYKHGSQCLRMSYEDCQTNGFFVASFIKRSNELLENDVPKCSDKRKEKISKSEFNSSYLRTVTLRFGEKKLKNNRQKVYVRTNGFLGKHSYIKEKDKTIRATARWTVMK